GCAAGCAGGGTTCCATCGTTTGTTACCGCAAGGGCAGGAATTCGGTAAAAATCGTTAGGACGATCGGTTTTACTTTGCCATAAGTCTGTTACAGCAATATTGCTGTTTTTTGTCCATTTGGCATACAGCGTCGTGTTTTCGGTAACCGTATCCGTATCGTTATTCCATTTATTAGTGCATGTATTTTCTTTATACCATCCGCCGAATTTCCAGCCCGAAAATTCGAGGGGCGGGGTTTGAGCGGCAGTCAATAAGCTGCCTTTCGGTATGGTTAAAGCCGCCGGTGTTTTTCCGCGGCCTTGCACATTAAAGGTTACAGCAAAGGCCGGTATTTTTTCATCGTTTATTTTTTGCGGGCAGCCTGGCAATAAAACAAGGGCTGCAACAACAAGTAAAAAAATAAATAAGGTCTTTTTCATTTTGATAACTCCTTAAAGGGTTAATTTATACAATTATCGGCGATAGGTCAAGTTCTTTTTAAAATATGCGCCCTTGTAATGATAATAAAAAAATGATAGAATACGCCCCACGAATATTGGAAGTATGATAAACAGCTCGGCAGAAATTCTGCCTTACTGTTTATCTGACGAGTTTTGTGCAAAGCACAAAACGTCGCATTATTGTATGCACGTTCTCACTTCGTCACGAACGTGCGTAAAAAATCAATCGAAAGTTGATACTTTCTTCTTGATTTTTTATTGGAGGTATATATGACTAAATGGGGAGCATTTGCACTCGGTGTTGTTGCAGGCGGAGCTGCGGTTCTTTTGGCCAGAGATGCCGGTTTTAAAAAAGCTTGTGCCAAAATAATTGGAGCAGGTTTAAAATTAAAAGACGATGCTGCTGCCTTTGTTGAAACGGTAAAAGAAGACGCTCAAGATATAATGGCGGAAGCAGCTTATAACAAAGAC
The DNA window shown above is from Treponema denticola and carries:
- a CDS encoding DUF6110 family protein encodes the protein MTKWGAFALGVVAGGAAVLLARDAGFKKACAKIIGAGLKLKDDAAAFVETVKEDAQDIMAEAAYNKDAASAAN